Proteins encoded within one genomic window of Nakamurella alba:
- the rpsG gene encoding 30S ribosomal protein S7, with protein MPRKGPAPKRPVVADPVYNSPLVTQLVNKVLLDGKRSIAQSIVYDALEGCREKTGSDPVTILKRALDNVKPALEVRSRRVGGATYQVPVEVRVPRQTTLGLRWLVGYSRARREKTMTERLMNELLDASNGLGAAVKRREDTHKMAESNRAFAHYRW; from the coding sequence ATGCCTCGTAAGGGTCCCGCTCCGAAGCGACCGGTCGTCGCCGATCCGGTCTACAACTCCCCGCTGGTCACCCAGCTGGTGAACAAGGTCCTGCTCGACGGCAAGCGCTCCATCGCGCAGTCGATCGTGTACGACGCGCTGGAAGGCTGCCGCGAGAAGACCGGCAGCGATCCGGTCACCATCCTCAAGCGCGCGCTGGACAACGTGAAGCCCGCCCTCGAGGTGCGCTCCCGTCGTGTCGGTGGCGCCACCTACCAGGTCCCGGTCGAGGTGCGTGTGCCCCGGCAGACCACCCTGGGCCTGCGCTGGCTGGTCGGCTACTCCCGCGCCCGTCGCGAGAAGACCATGACCGAGCGGCTGATGAACGAGCTGCTGGACGCCAGCAACGGCCTCGGTGCCGCGGTCAAGCGCCGCGAGGACACGCACAAGATGGCCGAGTCGAACCGCGCCTTCGCCCACTACCGCTGGTAG
- the rpsL gene encoding 30S ribosomal protein S12, with amino-acid sequence MPTIQQLVRKGRQEKVGKTKTPALKGSPQRRGVCTRVYTTTPKKPNSALRKVARVKLTSQVEVTAYIPGEGHNLQEHSIVLVRGGRVKDLPGVRYKVIRGSLDTQGVKNRKQARSRYGAKKEKS; translated from the coding sequence ATGCCCACGATCCAACAGCTGGTCCGCAAGGGCCGACAGGAAAAGGTCGGCAAGACCAAGACGCCGGCCCTCAAGGGGTCCCCGCAGCGTCGTGGTGTCTGCACCCGCGTCTACACCACCACCCCGAAGAAGCCGAACTCCGCGCTCCGCAAGGTCGCGCGCGTCAAGCTGACCAGCCAGGTCGAGGTCACCGCCTACATCCCGGGCGAGGGCCACAACCTGCAGGAGCACTCCATCGTGCTGGTCCGCGGCGGTCGTGTGAAGGACCTGCCGGGTGTCCGCTACAAGGTCATCCGTGGCTCCCTGGACACCCAGGGCGTGAAGAACCGCAAGCAGGCCCGCAGCCGCTACGGCGCGAAGAAGGAGAAGAGCTGA
- a CDS encoding DeoR/GlpR family DNA-binding transcription regulator → MSTRQGEERRRMILEQARGSGHVAVTDIASELDVAAETVRRDLKVLEDHGLVRRTHGGAYPVESAGFESNMARRSESWVAEKKRIATAAVEQLGPAETVFLDEGFTPQLVAEELARSGRSMTVVTASLSGAAALSLSPTIDVIALGGRVRSRTLGTVDHWATSMLAQFVLDVAVIGANGITRDRGLTVPNTAVAAVKAKAMEVSRRKIFVGAHTKFGVTSFCRFAEVSDFESLITDSALSTHEAHRYAALGPQVIRV, encoded by the coding sequence ATGAGCACCCGACAGGGCGAGGAACGCCGGCGCATGATCCTCGAGCAGGCCCGCGGCAGCGGCCATGTCGCGGTCACCGACATCGCCAGCGAACTCGACGTCGCCGCAGAGACCGTCCGCCGCGACCTCAAGGTGCTGGAGGACCACGGGCTGGTCCGACGGACCCACGGTGGCGCCTACCCGGTGGAGAGCGCCGGCTTCGAGTCGAACATGGCCCGCCGCTCGGAGAGCTGGGTGGCGGAGAAGAAGCGCATCGCCACGGCCGCCGTCGAGCAGCTCGGCCCGGCCGAGACCGTTTTCCTGGACGAGGGTTTCACCCCGCAGCTGGTCGCCGAGGAACTGGCGCGCAGCGGCCGGTCGATGACCGTGGTCACCGCTTCGCTCTCCGGGGCCGCCGCACTCTCGCTCTCCCCCACCATCGACGTCATCGCCCTCGGCGGCCGGGTCCGTTCCCGCACGCTGGGCACCGTCGACCACTGGGCGACCTCGATGCTGGCCCAGTTCGTGCTGGACGTCGCGGTCATCGGCGCCAACGGCATCACCCGGGACCGCGGACTCACCGTGCCGAACACCGCCGTCGCAGCGGTCAAGGCCAAGGCGATGGAGGTCTCCCGTCGCAAGATCTTCGTGGGCGCCCACACCAAGTTCGGCGTGACCAGCTTCTGCCGGTTCGCCGAGGTCTCCGACTTCGAGTCGCTGATCACCGACAGCGCGCTCTCCACCCACGAGGCACACCGGTACGCCGCACTCGGACCGCAGGTCATCCGTGTGTAG
- a CDS encoding ABC transporter substrate-binding protein, whose translation MRWNQRAVVAGVAALLLTAAACGSSSESDEETTSGGAAASTSSGGGFSVDSSASAAPATGDVLTRNPETDGKTINVLMVANPQMTDLQSLTAENFTAKTGITVNYTVLPENDMRAKADIEFKNQAGQYDVATLSNFEIPIWSQNGWLADLTEYSTNDAAFNQGDIFPAMTSSLSMDGKIYGEPFYGESSFLMYRTDVFEKAGVTLPDAPTWDEVAAAAEKVDGAESGMKGICLRGLPGWGQLGAPLTTVINTFGGAWFDADWNALLTDPKTVEAVNFYTTLVKEHGEVSPSQAGFTECLNNMLQSKVAMWYDATSAAGSLEADDSPVKGKVGYVQAPVKDTKSSGWLYTWSWAMEEASQNKDAAWQFISWASSAQYEQLVGEKLGWAKVPSGKRASLYSNPDYTAAAEAFAPATLTALQNADPQNPGLQPRPTVGIQFVDIPEFTSLGDEVTASLSQVLAGNGTVEDALAKAQESAQKVGDDYK comes from the coding sequence ATGCGTTGGAACCAGAGAGCAGTGGTGGCCGGCGTCGCCGCGCTGCTGCTGACCGCTGCCGCGTGCGGCAGCTCCTCGGAGTCCGATGAGGAGACGACGTCCGGCGGTGCCGCGGCGTCGACCAGCTCGGGCGGCGGCTTCTCGGTGGACTCGTCGGCGAGTGCCGCCCCGGCCACCGGCGACGTGCTCACCCGCAACCCGGAGACCGACGGCAAGACCATCAACGTGCTGATGGTCGCCAACCCGCAGATGACCGACCTGCAGAGCCTGACGGCGGAGAACTTCACCGCCAAGACCGGCATCACGGTCAACTACACCGTGCTGCCGGAGAACGACATGCGCGCCAAGGCGGACATCGAGTTCAAGAACCAGGCCGGCCAGTACGACGTGGCCACGCTGTCGAACTTCGAGATCCCGATCTGGTCGCAGAACGGCTGGCTGGCCGACCTGACCGAGTACTCGACCAACGACGCCGCCTTCAACCAGGGCGACATCTTCCCGGCCATGACCTCCTCGCTGTCCATGGACGGCAAGATCTACGGCGAGCCGTTCTACGGCGAGTCCTCGTTCCTGATGTACCGCACCGACGTCTTCGAGAAGGCCGGCGTCACCCTGCCGGACGCCCCCACCTGGGACGAGGTCGCCGCGGCCGCGGAGAAGGTCGACGGCGCGGAGTCCGGCATGAAGGGCATCTGCCTGCGCGGCCTGCCGGGCTGGGGCCAGCTGGGTGCCCCGCTGACCACCGTCATCAACACCTTCGGTGGCGCCTGGTTCGACGCGGACTGGAACGCCCTGCTCACCGACCCGAAGACCGTCGAGGCCGTGAACTTCTACACGACCCTGGTCAAGGAGCACGGCGAGGTCAGCCCCTCGCAGGCGGGCTTCACCGAGTGCCTGAACAACATGCTGCAGTCCAAGGTCGCCATGTGGTACGACGCGACCTCGGCCGCCGGTTCGCTCGAGGCCGACGACTCGCCGGTCAAGGGCAAGGTCGGCTACGTGCAGGCCCCGGTGAAGGACACCAAGTCCTCCGGCTGGCTGTACACCTGGTCGTGGGCGATGGAGGAGGCCTCCCAGAACAAGGACGCCGCCTGGCAGTTCATCTCCTGGGCCTCCTCGGCACAGTACGAGCAGCTGGTGGGCGAGAAGCTGGGCTGGGCCAAGGTCCCGTCGGGCAAGCGCGCCTCGCTGTACAGCAACCCGGACTACACCGCGGCCGCCGAGGCCTTCGCCCCGGCCACGCTGACCGCGCTGCAGAACGCCGATCCGCAGAACCCGGGCCTGCAGCCCCGGCCGACCGTCGGCATCCAGTTCGTCGACATCCCGGAGTTCACCAGCCTCGGTGACGAGGTCACGGCCTCGCTGTCGCAGGTCCTGGCGGGCAACGGCACCGTCGAGGACGCGCTGGCCAAGGCGCAGGAGTCGGCCCAGAAGGTCGGCGACGACTACAAGTAA
- a CDS encoding carbohydrate ABC transporter permease: protein MTTLQKAPADSGPSASAVADATRRAKKEAWLRRAPLLPGLIFTIIVTQLPFVVTIVLSFRRWDADRPRLSGWTLRNYQEVFSDSGILSAMWHTVILTVSVVVISLVFGLGIALLLNRTFRGRGAVRTMMIAPFLIVPVAAATFFRYGVFDASNGLLAGIVTSFKRIFDPDAAAATISIAESQPMLTIIITLVWQWTPFMTLILLAGLQSRPGDILEAAAVDGANGWQVFRSLTMPHMRQYLELAGLLGAIYIIQNFDAVFTLTPLNPQTENLPYLIFRTIQADSDYGLASAQGVVVVILTIVIATFALRTVSSLFKEENAR from the coding sequence ATGACCACCCTGCAGAAGGCGCCGGCGGACTCGGGGCCCTCGGCCTCGGCCGTCGCCGACGCCACCCGCCGCGCGAAGAAGGAGGCCTGGCTGCGCCGGGCCCCGTTGCTGCCCGGTCTGATCTTCACCATCATCGTCACGCAGCTGCCGTTCGTGGTGACGATCGTGCTGTCGTTCCGCCGCTGGGACGCAGACCGGCCGAGGCTGTCGGGCTGGACCCTGCGGAACTACCAGGAGGTCTTCTCCGACTCCGGCATCCTGTCCGCGATGTGGCACACCGTGATCCTCACGGTGTCCGTCGTGGTCATCTCCCTGGTCTTCGGACTGGGCATCGCCCTGCTGCTGAACCGGACCTTCCGCGGCCGCGGCGCGGTGCGGACGATGATGATCGCCCCGTTCCTGATCGTCCCGGTGGCCGCCGCGACCTTCTTCCGGTACGGCGTCTTCGACGCCTCCAACGGCCTGCTGGCCGGCATCGTGACCTCGTTCAAGCGGATCTTCGACCCGGACGCCGCCGCCGCGACCATCAGCATCGCGGAGTCGCAGCCGATGCTGACGATCATCATCACGCTGGTCTGGCAGTGGACGCCGTTCATGACGCTGATCCTGCTGGCCGGTCTGCAGTCCCGCCCCGGCGACATCCTCGAGGCCGCCGCCGTCGACGGCGCCAACGGCTGGCAGGTGTTCCGCTCGCTGACCATGCCGCACATGCGGCAGTACCTGGAACTGGCCGGCCTGCTGGGCGCCATCTACATCATCCAGAACTTCGACGCCGTGTTCACGCTGACCCCGCTGAACCCGCAGACCGAGAACCTGCCCTACCTGATCTTCCGCACCATCCAGGCGGACTCCGACTACGGCCTGGCCTCCGCGCAGGGTGTCGTCGTGGTGATCCTGACGATCGTCATCGCCACCTTCGCGTTGCGGACCGTGTCCAGCCTGTTCAAGGAGGAGAACGCCCGATGA